TTCCCGAGCTCCCTCGGCGGGTTTGGACCCCCGTCTCGAGGTTCCCGGCGGGAGAACGGACTGCCTCGCCGTACTTCCTTTTTCCCAAAAAACATACGTCGAATACAGCCGAGTTATTACCTCCAGTGTAATAGATCGGCATTCAACCGTCAACTCTCATCATTGCACCCCGCGCTTACCGCACCACGATCGTGTCCCGCAGCCAGTGCTCGTTGTCGCGGTACGCGTAGTCGGCGGTGAAGTGGAGGCCGCGGGACTCCTTGCGGCGCAGCGCGCAGCGGACCACCAGGTGCGCGCACTGCACCACGTTGCGCAGCTCCACCAGCTCGGGCGTGGGGCGGCTCGCGGCCCACCATCCGCCCACGCGCTCGGTGATCGCACGCAGCCGCGCATCCGCCTCGCCCAGGCGCTCGTCGGAGCGCACGATCCCCACCAGGTCCCACATCAAGCCGCGGATCTCCTCGCGCTCCGCCTCGATCCGCGCCGCGTCCGCATCTTCATCCCCCGACGCGGTTTGCGGAAGCGGCGCGGGCTCCAGCATCCGCGTGGCCGCCAGCTGCGGGCCGATGCGCTCGGCGGCGCGGTGCGCGAAGACGATGGCCTCGAGCAGCGAGTTCGACGCCAGGCGGTTGGCGCCGTGGACGCCGGTGCACGCCGTCTCGCCCGCGGCGTACAGGCCGGGGACCGAGGTGCGGCCGTCGGTGTCGGTCAGCACGCCGCCGCACAGGTAGTGCGCCGCGGGGACCACCGGCAGCGGCTCGCGCAGCATGTCGATCCCCCGCTCCGCCGTCTCGCGCAGGATGTTGGGAAAGCGCTCGCGGATCTCGGCCTGGGGGATGGCCGAGCAGTCCAGCAGCACGTGCGGCGCGCCGGTCGCCTTCATCTCCGCGTCGATGGCGCGCGCCACCACGTCGCGCGGCGCCAGCGACGCCAGCGGGTGGTAGGCGTCCATGAAGGCGGTGCCGTCCAGCCGCCGCAACACCGCGCCCTCGCCGCGCACCGCCTCGCTGATCAGGAAGGTGCGCTCGCGCGCGGGATAGAGCGCCGTGGGGTGGAACTGGATGAACTCCATGTTCGCCACCTTCGCCCCCGCGCGGTACGCCATCGCCACCCCGTCGCCCGTGGCGATCGACGGGTTGGTGGTGTGGCGATAGACCTGGCCGCAGCCGCCCGTCGCCAACATCACCGCCTTCGCCAGGATCGGCGTGGCCGCGCCCGTATCCGCGTCCAGCACCAGCACGCCGCAGCAGCGCTCGCCCAGCGTCCCCGGGTCCGTCGCGGTGAGCAGGTCGACCGCCGCGGTGTTCTCGTGGATGGTGATGTTTTCGGCGGACGCGACCGCGGCGAGCAGCCCGCGCTCGATCTCGCGCCCGGTGAGGTCGGCCGCGCGCACGATGCGGCGGCGCGAGTGCCCGCCCTCGCGCCCCAGCGAGAGCCCGCCCTCGGCCGACTCGCTGAAGCGCACGCCCAGCTCGATCAGCTTGCGCACGCGCGCCGGCCCCTCGCGCACCAGCACGTCCACCGCGTCGGGATGGCAGAGCCCGGCACCGGCGACCAGCGTGTCCTCGCGGTGCAGCGCCGGCGAGTCGTCGGCCCCGAACGCGGCGGCGATCCCGCCCTGCGCCCAGTTGGTCGACGACTCCGGCCGGCTCTTCTTGGTGACGAGGGCGACGGAGCCATACCGCGACGCCTTCAGCGCGAAGAACAGCCCCGCGATCCCGCTCCCCACCACCACCACGTCCGCGCGCATCAACGGCCGCTCCGCCGCAGGTGATCGGATGTCCGCCGCAGGGAGGGGAGGGATGGGGCGAATGAATTCGCGGCAACAACCACACGAAGTCCCCCTGCGGGGACTACCGGCTTCGGAGTGGCCGATGCCCCGGTGCACGAGAACGAGCTTCGATCCGCGAATCGCGGCGAAGCCCGTCGCGCGCTCCGAGCTCGGGGCTGAGCCGAAGCCTGTAGTCCGCGCAGGCGGACTTCGTGTCGTTGTTGCCGCGAATTCATCATTCGCCCCTTTCCATCTTCGACGCCAGCGCCCGCCGCAGCGCCGCGTCCAGCACCTCGCCGCCGGCCTCGATGCGCACCGCCTGCTCCAGCACCAGCACGCTGGCGGGCGGGGAGACGAGGCCGCGCAACTTCACGGCGTCCTTGCGGGTGATGACGATCGGCCGCCCCATCGCGCGCGACACGATGCGCAGCGCGTCGGCCGCCGTGAAGGGGTGGTGATCGGGATACGGCGCCTCGTCGACCTCCGCGCCGGCCTCGCGCAACGCGTCGAAGAACGGCCCGGGCAGCGCCAGCGCCGCCACGGCGAGCACGCCCCGCCCGGCGAGCGAGTCGAGCGGCCGGGGATCGCCGCCGTGCAGCGGCACCAGCCCGTCCGCGGCCAGGTGGCAGACGGCGACCGGCTTCCCCGGCGCGACGAGCGACACCTCGGCGGCGACCTCCTGCGCGCGCGCGGCGCGGGCGGACTTGCGGGTGAGCACGATCACGTCCGCGCGCGCAAGCGCCGTCACGTCCTCGCGCCAGGGCCCGCGCGGGAGGAGGCGCGGCGCGCGATCCCACGTCTCCACCGCGACGAGGACGACGTCCAGGTCGCGCTTCAGCCGCCGGTGCTGGAACGCGTCGTCGAGCACGACGACGTCGCACCCCGCCGCCGCCAGCTCGCGCGCCGCCTCCACGCGCCTCGCCGCCGTCGCGACGGGTACACCGGGGTTCAGCTCGCGGTGCAGGACGGTTTCGTCGCCGCCGTAGCCGCGCAGCGCGATGCCGGGCGTGCGCCCCCATCCTCGCAGCCGTGCGACGAGCCACGCCGCGAACGGCGTCTTCCCCGCCCCGCCGACGCCCACGTTGCCGACGCTGATCACCGGCACGCCGGCCGACTCCACCCCGACGCCGCGGTCGAACCGGCGGTTGCGCGCCGCCACGATCCCGCGAAATGCCCACTCCGCCGGCGCCAGCGCCACGTCGAGCGCCTTCCCTGCCGCGCCGGCCTCTCCCGCCCACCAGCGGGTGACGAAGGAGCGGAGGCTCATCGCTGGAGACCCTCCCCCCGGAGACCCTCCCCCCGCGCCTTAGGGCGCGTACCCCCTCCCGATAACGGGAGGGGGTAACTTCGAGCGCGGCACGCAGGCGACGTCGCGCGGCTTGATTTCGGTGCGACGCGAAGGCCAAGGCTGAATCCCCGCGCCGAGCCCAACCCCGTGCTGAGTTCCCCCCTCCCCTGCGCAGCGGGGGAGGGGCCGGGGGAGGGGGCCCCCTGCGGCCGCACGAGCGTCCACGCATCACGACGCAGCAGACCCCACGCCGAGGTCTCCCCCTCCCCCAGTCGGTTTTGGGGGAGGGGGCCGGGGGGAGAGGGCCACCGCGCGGCGGCCGCTCCGGTCGCTTGGACCCGCGCCGCAGCCTCTCCCCGCGCCGAGGTCTCCCCCTTCTCCTGCAGTTCGGGAGAAGGGGGTCGGGGGGATGAGGGGCAGGCCGTCACGCCCACGGCCGGTCCACGCGCGCCATCAGCCCGCCCAGGCGCCGCTGCACGTCGTCCATGATGGACTGGATCTCGTCCTCCGTCGCGCGGCGGGGGACGAACACGGGCTCGCCGTACGAGATGCGGAGACGGGCGAAGGGATGGGGGATCATGAAGCGGTCCCATCCCCCCACGTACGACGCGCGGCTGGCGCCGGAGACCACGGGGATGATGGGCGCGCCCGTGCGCTGGGCGATGAGGACGGGGCCGGGCTTCATCTTCTCGCGCGGCCCCTTTGGTCCGTCGGGGGTGATGGCCAGCGAGCGGCCGGCGCGCACGTGCTGGATCAGCTCGCGGAGCGCGTCCAGCCCGCCGCGCGTGGTGGAGCCACGCACCGCGGTGAACCCCCAGCGCCGCACCACGCGGGTGATGTACTCGCCGTCGCGATGCTGGCTGATGAGCGTGACCACGCCGTTGTGCCGGTGATAGTGCGTGCACGGCAGCAGCCGCCCGTGCCAGAGCGTGAAGATCACCGGCTTCCCCGCGCGCCAGAACCGGTCGTAGTTCTCCACCCCCTCGCGCTCGTACCGGCACGTCGCCATCAGCGCGTCGAGCGCCGCCCCGCCCAGGCTGGCGATGGCGCGCTCGTGAAGGCGCAGCTCCGTCGTCTGCTCCGACGGGCGGACCTTGGCGGACGCGGTCGGGGGATCGGGGGTCATCGCGGGGAGCCCGCGGCGGTCCGGGCGCGGCCGCCGGCCCCCCCCACCCCCGGCCCCTCCCCCACGAGGGGGGAGGGATGGGGGAGGGGAGAACTCAGCGCACTTTTCGACCTCTGCTCGAGACACCGATGCTTGGGCCCGGAGTCCGCGAAGGCGGACTTCTTGATGTTCCAGCCCCGGGTTTCAACCCGGGGGAGAATGGCGGACACGGGGAGATTCATCGCCCG
The Longimicrobium sp. genome window above contains:
- the nadB gene encoding L-aspartate oxidase yields the protein MRADVVVVGSGIAGLFFALKASRYGSVALVTKKSRPESSTNWAQGGIAAAFGADDSPALHREDTLVAGAGLCHPDAVDVLVREGPARVRKLIELGVRFSESAEGGLSLGREGGHSRRRIVRAADLTGREIERGLLAAVASAENITIHENTAAVDLLTATDPGTLGERCCGVLVLDADTGAATPILAKAVMLATGGCGQVYRHTTNPSIATGDGVAMAYRAGAKVANMEFIQFHPTALYPARERTFLISEAVRGEGAVLRRLDGTAFMDAYHPLASLAPRDVVARAIDAEMKATGAPHVLLDCSAIPQAEIRERFPNILRETAERGIDMLREPLPVVPAAHYLCGGVLTDTDGRTSVPGLYAAGETACTGVHGANRLASNSLLEAIVFAHRAAERIGPQLAATRMLEPAPLPQTASGDEDADAARIEAEREEIRGLMWDLVGIVRSDERLGEADARLRAITERVGGWWAASRPTPELVELRNVVQCAHLVVRCALRRKESRGLHFTADYAYRDNEHWLRDTIVVR
- the lpxK gene encoding tetraacyldisaccharide 4'-kinase; its protein translation is MSLRSFVTRWWAGEAGAAGKALDVALAPAEWAFRGIVAARNRRFDRGVGVESAGVPVISVGNVGVGGAGKTPFAAWLVARLRGWGRTPGIALRGYGGDETVLHRELNPGVPVATAARRVEAARELAAAGCDVVVLDDAFQHRRLKRDLDVVLVAVETWDRAPRLLPRGPWREDVTALARADVIVLTRKSARAARAQEVAAEVSLVAPGKPVAVCHLAADGLVPLHGGDPRPLDSLAGRGVLAVAALALPGPFFDALREAGAEVDEAPYPDHHPFTAADALRIVSRAMGRPIVITRKDAVKLRGLVSPPASVLVLEQAVRIEAGGEVLDAALRRALASKMERGE
- a CDS encoding lysophospholipid acyltransferase family protein, with protein sequence MTPDPPTASAKVRPSEQTTELRLHERAIASLGGAALDALMATCRYEREGVENYDRFWRAGKPVIFTLWHGRLLPCTHYHRHNGVVTLISQHRDGEYITRVVRRWGFTAVRGSTTRGGLDALRELIQHVRAGRSLAITPDGPKGPREKMKPGPVLIAQRTGAPIIPVVSGASRASYVGGWDRFMIPHPFARLRISYGEPVFVPRRATEDEIQSIMDDVQRRLGGLMARVDRPWA